A region of Liolophura sinensis isolate JHLJ2023 chromosome 8, CUHK_Ljap_v2, whole genome shotgun sequence DNA encodes the following proteins:
- the LOC135473354 gene encoding solute carrier family 22 member 15-like has translation MRITLVMFLAWFTNALTYVGLYMVSMTMSGDRYLNLFLSSIAETPAALLLFPVVLSASEENDVIRYNNASEENVMIRYNNASEENNMIRCGRRKVLIVLHLLAGLSLIGAAIIHVTTDSYAGYIALTSVIMLGKFSIAATYNLIFMYTPELYPTNIRSLGIGVVSIASRIGGLLSPFAATLSREVPWLPAAVFGGFCLLVALSCPLLPETRGKDLPQTLADLENLYRTNSSTKQKKQKQTEMEILN, from the exons ATGAGGATTACACTGGTCATGTTTCTTGCATG GTTCACGAATGCCCTGACTTACGTCGGACTCTACATGGTCTCAATGACCATGTCCGGAGACAGATACCTCAACTTGTTCCTTTCGTCCATTGCAGAGACACCAGCTGCCCTGCTCCTATTTCCCGTTGTACTAag TGCCTCAGAAGAGAATGATGTGATCAGGTATAACAATGCCTCAGAAGAGAACGTTATGATCAGGTATAACAATGCCTCAGAAGAGAACAATATGATCAG ATGTGGACGGAGGAAGGTGTTAATTGTGTTACACTTGTTGGCTGGTTTATCGCTAATAGGAGCAGCAATTATTCACGTCACAACAG ATAGCTATGCAGGATACATAGCACTTACCAGTGTAATAATGCTGGGAAAATTTAGTATTGCGGCAACATACAACTTGATCTTTATGTACACTCCTGAGTTATATCCAACGAATATTAG GTCTTTGGGGATCGGGGTAGTGAGCATAGCATCTCGCATAGGAGGACTTCTGTCTCCGTTCGCTGCAACACTA TCCCGTGAGGTACCTTGGTTGCCGGCCGCCGTGTTTGGCGGATTTTGTCTTCTGGTAGCCTTGTCATGTCCCCTACTTCCGGAAACTCGGGGTAAAGACTTGCCCCAGACATTGGCTGATCTTGAGAACCTGTACAGAACGAATAGTTCTACCAAGCagaagaaacagaaacaaacagaaatggaAATTCTGAATTAG
- the LOC135473355 gene encoding uncharacterized protein LOC135473355, which produces MAATADASKGPLDRIFESLGVWGRWQSIQIGLILSLQSVAAYQLLSIVFIGYQPPFRCQLGSNTTLQYNADNFTSSCNAVISGFNGSYEIRECRNGYEFEAPKQSSIVAEWELVCDEKYLSSLTQTVLIGGQAFGATFLSVLSDKFGRKRIFLLVQWSMLVVSTITIFAPDIIVFTILRFLTGALQQGLIMMGTVLPLEITSIEYRSFIVLITGVIWGLFNGSLALLGYAFQDLSWRYLQIVFTGVSLILLLPNMFYLDESMRWLVANGRGREAQSILKKAAKINKVRMSADDDLTVYFDNWPNATSINAEDDTQTLSEEMETGDSLTTAVSFKKPVSKYGCCDILTNRHLRKFMSAMFFIWIVSSFGYFGLSLASDQLAGDRFVNYFLLAVADTPAAIFSFFTMKWFGRRPTCFIFIGLTVLCMAGTVCSTEFVKGAIASKVNTAMVIIGKFGISATFGILFIYTSELFPTTIRGLGCGLASSASRIGGMVSPFFTLWITYYPLLLPIVLGVSCCVACVLVVFLPETRDKELPQSLQDIEKWFSKKSLADKMDKTKGGSESTRGTVGRWALLTPAIMAYGLSLGKQIDQIYRDLGVWGKWQIGQVALLLGLQIPAAFQLLSIVFIGYQPVFRCVEPKTTKSLTTVAPTKLPYGTKCYISDNTTVSACPHDVEYNKHPGLDTIVTEWDLVCGRSYEVQLSQTILIIGQAIGAVLFTLLADRYGRIRVCVLCQLGLMAVGIGTAFAPSIQVFTALRFPLGAFQQSLVMTSTVLPMEIIPMDQRTLVHLIFGLNWAVSQCILVGFSYAFKEESWRDLQLALCSASLFVAVLHYVFVDESLRWLLANERVTEVKKIVKQASRLNNIKPPEKEIDDVASLSGSVITRISLHSSIPSISGDAGRSYSNFQISEGTSQTDVAQLKYSILDVLRNSQLRCTTLVLGFAWIVNALVYFGLSLTSAQLGGDRFLNFFLMVLVEFPAAIITYFTMKRPGRRMTCIIFHAMAGLAMIITASLNATQDKSLSSYVKAFSIIGKFAISSSWVCLFNYTTELYPTNARSIGLGLASSASRIGGMVAPFTNLVSDELRWLPGSIFGVSSLIVCGLMTFVPETRDKELPQKMEDIDYWDDDTTCCCIQPTSSSC; this is translated from the exons ATGGCGGCCACTGCAGATGCCAGCAAAGGTCCGCTGGACAGAATTTTCGAATCGCTCGGTGTGTGGGGAAGATGGCAAAGTATCCAAATTGGTTTGATTCTGTCACTGCAATCCGTGGCTGCCTACCAGCTCCTGTCCATTGTTTTCATCG GTTACCAACCACCATTCAGGTGCCAACTTGGGAGTAATACAACCTTACAATACAATGCAGACAACTTCACCTCATCCTGCAATGCTGTGATCTCGGGCTTTAACGGGTCATACGAGATTAGAGAATGTCGAAACGGTTATGAGTTTGAAGCTCCGAAGCAATCTTCAATTGTAGCAGAg TGGGAGCTTGTGTGTGACGAGAAGTACCTGTCCAGTCTCACCCAGACGGTGCTCATTGGGGGCCAGGCCTTTGGGGCGACATTCTTGTCTGTCTTATCGGACAAGTTTGGCCGGAAGAGGATATTTCTATTGGTGCAGTGGTCAATGTTGGTGGTTTCCACTATTACCATCTTTGCACCTGACATCATTGTCTTCACAATTTTACGCTTCCTGACAGGCGCATTGCAGCAG GGTCTCATCATGATGGGTACGGTGCTTCCCCTGGAAATCACCAGCATAGAGTACCGTTCCTTCATCGTGCTGATCACTGGCGTGATCTGGGGATTGTTTAATGGATCGCTAGCTTTACTGGGCTACGCTTTCCAGGACCTCAGCTGGCGCTATCTACAGATAGTCTTCACTGGAGTGTCACTTATACTTCTGCTGCCTAATATGTT TTATCTTGACGAATCTATGCGATGGCTTGTGGCTAACGGAAGGGGGCGAGAAGCACAAAGCATTTTAAAAAAGGCCGCTAAAATCAACAAAGTGCGTATGAGCGCTGACGATGATCTAACCGTGTACTTTGACAACTGGCCAAACGCAACTTCTATAAATGCCGAGGACGATACACAGACTTTATCCGAGGAGATGGAAACTGGAGACTCTTTGACCACAGCTGTGTCGTTCAAGAAGCCAGTTTCCAAATACGGCTGCTGTGATATCCTGACCAATCGCCACCTCAGAAAGTTTATGTCTGccatgttttttatttg GATTGTCAGCAGCTTTGGTTATTTCGGGTTGAGTCTGGCTTCCGACCAACTAGCCGGCGACAGATTCGTGAACTACTTCCTGCTGGCCGTGGCAGATACTCCAGCAGCcatattttctttcttcactATGAAATG GTTTGGGAGACGTCCGACTTGTTTCATATTTATCGGCTTGACAGTCCTCTGCATGGCAGGAACAGTCTGCTCAACAGAGTTTGTCAAAG GAGCTATCGCATCAAAAGTGAATACAGCAATGGTCATCATTGGGAAATTCGGGATCTCAGCCACTTTTGGGATCTTGTTTATCTACACGTCGGAACTTTTCCCAACTACTATCAG GGGTTTGGGGTGTGGTCTAGCCTCGTCGGCATCGAGAATTGGTGGCATGGTATCTCCGTTTTTTACCTTATGG ATCACTTACTACCCCCTGCTGTTACCTATCGTGTTGGGAGTAAGCTGCTGCGTCGCCTGTGTACTTGTTGTGTTCTTACCAGAGACGAGAGACAAGGAACTCCCACAATCGTTACAAGATATAGAAAAGTGGTTCTCAAAAAAATCGCTAGCCGACAAGATGGACAAGACAAAAGGGGGATCAGAGTCCACC AGAGGAACTGTTGGCAGGTGGGCGCTCCTGACGCCCGCAATCATGGCTTACGGCCTAAGTTTAGGTAAGCAAATTGACCAGATCTACAGGGACCTGGGTGTGTGGGGGAAGTGGCAGATCGGACAAGTGGCCCTCTTACTCGGACTGCAGATCCCTGCGGCGTTTCAGTTACTGTCTATCGTCTTCATAG GTTACCAGCCTGTTTTCCGTTGTGTGGAGCCCAAGACAACCAAATCTCTGACGACTGTAGCCCCTACCAAACTCCCGTATGGAACTAAGTGCTACATAAGCGATAACACAACTGTCTCCGCCTGTCCCCATGATGTGGAGTATAACAAACACCCAGGCCTGGACACTATTGTTACAGAG TGGGACTTGGTATGTGGCAGAAGTTATGAAGTTCAACTCTCCCAGACCATCTTGATCATCGGTCAGGCAATCGGTGCCGTGCTTTTTACGTTGTTGGCTGACCGATACGGAAGGATCCGAGTCTGCGTACTATGTCAGCTTGGACTGATGGCCGTGGGTATCGGGACAGCGTTTGCTCCAAGCATACAGGTCTTCACTGCGCTGAGGTTCCCCCTGGGAGCTTTTCAGCAG agTTTAGTAATGACGTCCACGGTGTTACCAATGGAAATCATCCCTATGGATCAGAGGACTTTGGTCCACCTTATATTCGGACTGAACTGGGCGGTCAGTCAGTGTATACTAGTAGGGTTTAGTTACGCCTTCAAAGAGGAAAGTTGGCGTGACCTTCAGCTGGCCTTATGTTCAGCCTCCTTATTCGTGGCTGTTCTGCATTATGT ATTTGTGGACGAATCTCTAAGATGGCTATTGGCGAACGAAAGGGTTACAGAAGTTAAAAAGATCGTGAAACAAGCTTCAAGGCTGAATAACATCAAGCCCCCGGAGAAGGAGATCGACGATGTAGCGTCGTTGTCCGGGTCTGTTATCACACGCATTAGTCTTCATTCCTCCATTCCCAGCATTAGTGGAGATGCTGGAAGATCCTATTCAAACTTCCAGATCTCGGAGGGGACATCACAAACCGATGTAGCTCAGTTAAAGTACAGCATTCTGGACGTACTCCGGAATAGCCAACTTCGCTGTACGACGCTGGTTCTCGGATTTGCGTG GATTGTAAACGCACTAGTTTATTTCGGCCTCAGTCTGACGTCCGCACAGTTGGGTGGTGACAgatttctgaatttctttttgaTGGTGTTAGTCGAATTTCCTGCAGCCATCATTACGTATTTCACTATGAAACG ACCAGGGAGGCGGATGACCTGTATAATATTCCACGCCATGGCCGGTCTTGCCATGATCATCACAGCGTCTCTAAACGCCACACAAG ACAAATCTTTGTCATCATACGTGAAAGCTTTTTCCATCATCGGCAAGTTTGCTATTTCCAGCTCGTGGGTCTGTCTGTTTAACTATACCACAGAATTGTACCCCACAAATGCAAG GAGTATCGGCCTCGGCCTGGCCTCGTCCGCTTCCAGGATCGGGG